From Kryptolebias marmoratus isolate JLee-2015 linkage group LG15, ASM164957v2, whole genome shotgun sequence, a single genomic window includes:
- the trim66 gene encoding tripartite motif-containing protein 66: MEKICSECTEPTLAQSLCTLCNKWLCYQCTDVHQHQRASAASQYTDSYQQPRPSATQCPDLHQRSSGSLPPPAGQGPGSYPCPLLMCHSHRQEPLELFCESCDLLCCSSCHLSSHKNHRVVQIGKALQDQQWLFENLIVQVEERRSSVENSAKQIEDRLHGVKIAHRKAENQIKMAKMIMMNELNKRANLLIEQLEKISEDFQQRLEDQLQGAIEICGQLDHIQKFITWATTHHCRGPVLFSRALISLQMQQLLEASLHTDSWSPVRIKFNWDASYWTKEISSLGQLTVEEGNCAYPSGLACSSIMRPQPVSCLTLPSMFHRGRDPGCGYQACCEPQMCCLHGLPPQSDLSSLDKSQMETTLFNSSCSQAALISASLHQSQQLQRFWDTESSLQCPPPASPLPGPIQVNCSSGSASQPQNADTLSHPQSIPYPSCHQPWKDVALDGHFSAERGRLGQCKGKLLTSPAPQQQVSLKVMDRDVMTEERCREEEETCGRTAEGGSRGLLDEELEADGRDQSPVQQHQLQVSAAAEQRTRSALMLRDHRDGKRSTSLEVSATAHDGVPDVQSCRISPGSVCARRKGRSRSIPTELTAPSCSPYTERPAGCTDSRETGAAKKFDIVDPRQRRASDGVLCVVKETNKVPSRGCLSPSLPYKLEPDHPIAFVNEEIDYGAKEKHRSSRNGFSSNGEVLKDSSRPRVPVVCLERLKILVSQLPPHGRRQSDPLPASETDKRKPIPQQRTWHFGTSEALTGASGTRRTTRSLTAPSYSEQQTHSQSSTSSNSSDFDSHNNRRRLSSHKASVLLPTDSNYVSEHYSALDLDSDSDPRSVSEDPFILIDPDPQLNSDASPDSDLNAQSSSEAEFIYVAERKPAAAADMRLCEGLEPSLEYEADPDSDAGADSEDGQELDVDAELGDAETESDTQPDYDPIFQAETDSDAVSGQPPDSQASVESELDLESELELTTDDPQPLRSDLEEESPIGPAQRPLLIANPAAQRVAEEVQTEQDVDEMESEDFCAVCLIGGELLCCDRCPKVFHLSCHVPPLLSFPTGDWVCSLCRDVVQPEIEYSCENERTSGVHTHGLSACDQRKCERLTLLILSNMLSAPFHEPVSPLARHYYQIIKRPMDLSVIRARLNKGNSKHYSSADQFVADVYLMFRNCAKFNYPDSEVAQAGRSLEVFFTSKLGDVFPDRVFPAAEVDSDSDEYDEAYRAAESGFPWPERREQCHRKRKRRQTIKSRRHHF, from the exons ATGGAGAAG aTCTGCTCAGAGTGCACAGAGCCAACACTTGCACAGAGTCTTTGTACGCTGTGCAACAAGTGGTTGTGTTACCAGTGCACCGATGTGCACCAGCATCAGAGAGCCTCTGCTGCTTCCCAATACACTGATTCCTACCAGCAGCCAAGGCCCAGTGCCACCCAGTGTCCTGACCTTCACCAGAGAAGCTCCGGCTCCCTGCCTCCTCCTGCTGGACAAG GCCCGGGGTCGTATCCTTGTCCCCTCCTCATGTGCCACTCTCACAGACAGGAGCCCTTGGAACTTTTCTGTGAGTCATGTGACCttctgtgctgcagcagctgtcacCTGTCCTCCCACAAAAACCACAG GGTGGTGCAGATTGGGAAGGCCCTGCAGGATCAGCAGTGGCTCTTTGAGAACCTGATAGTTCAAGTGGAAGAGAGGAGGTCTTCAGTGGAAAACAGTGCTAAACAAATAGAAGACAG ACTACATGGAGTGAAGATTGCACACAGGAAGGCAGAGAACCAGATTAAAATGGCAAAGATGATTATGATGAACGAGCTTAACAAACGAGCCAACCTATTAATAGAGCAACTGGAG aagaTTTCGGAGGACTTTCAGCAGCGTCTGGAGGACCAGCTGCAAGGGGCAATAGAGATCTGTGGCCAGCTGGACCACATTCAGAAGTTCATCACCTGGGCCACGACCCATCACTGCAGAGGCCCGGTTCTCTTCAGCAGGGCTCTG ATTTCACTCCAGATGCAGCAGCTGCTTGAAGCGTCGCTCCACACAGACTCTTGGAGTCCTGTCAGGATCAAATTTAACTGGGATGCAAGCTACTGGACGAAGGAGATTTCCTCTTTAG GCCAGCTGACTGTTGAAGAGGGAAACTGTGCTTATCCTTCTGGTTTGGCCTGTTCCAGTATTATGAGGCCCCAGCCCGTCTCCTGCTTGACTCTGCCTAGCATGTTTCACAGAGGCAGAGATCCAGGCTGTGGGTACCAGGCCTGCTGCGAGCCACAGATGTGCTGCCTGCATGGTCTCCCCCCTCAGTCAGATCTGTCCAGTCTGGACAAAAGCCAGATGGAAACAACACTTTTCAACTCCAGCTGTAGTCAGGCCGCTCTTATCTCTGCTTCGCTGCACCAGAGTCAGCAGCTCCAGAGGTTTTGGGACACAGAAAGCTCATTACAGTGTCCTCCTCCTGCATCTCCTCTCCCAGGACCCATTCAAGTCAACTGCAGCTCAGGGTCTGCATCCCAGCCACAAAATGCCGACACCCTATCCCACCCTCAGTCCATACCATACCCCTCCTGTCACCAACCCTGGAAAGATGTTGCGCTAGACGGCCACTTCAGTGCAGAGCGTGGCAGGTTGGGTCAGTGTAAGGGGAAGCTATTGACCAGCCCGGCTCCACAGCAGCAGGTCAGCCTCAAAGTCATGGACAGAGATGTGATGACTGAGGAGAggtgcagagaggaggaggagacctGTGGACGGACAGCAGAGGGTGGAAGCAGAGGCCTGCTGGATGAGGAGCTGGAGGCAGACGGGAGGGACCAGAGTCCGGTCCAACAGCACCAGCTTcaggtttctgcagcagcagagcagaggaCCAGATCTGCACTGATGCTCAGAGACCACAGAGATGGAAAG AGGTCCACATCCCTGGAGGTGTCTGCGACAGCCCACGATGGTGTCCCTGACGTGCAGAGCTGCAGGATTAGCCCTGGTTCTGTGTGCGCGAGGAGGAAGGGACGCTCCAGGAGCATCCCGACGGAGCTGACAGCCCCTTCCTGCAGCCCCTACACCGAAAGGCCTGCAGGATGCACTGACAGCCGAGAAACAGGAGCTGCTAAGAAG TTTGACATCGTGGATCCCAGACAAAGAAGAGCCTCAGACGGAGTTCTTTGTGTTGTCAAGGAAACTAACAAGGTCCCATCCAGAGGATGCCTGTCACCTTCATTACCCTACAAACTAGAGCCAG ATCATCCAATTGCTTTTGTGAATGAAGAGATTGATTATGGCGCTAAGGAGAAACACAGATCATCAAGAAACGGCTTCAGCAG CAACGGAGAGGTTCTGAAGGACTCGAGCCGGCCCAGAGTTCCAGTTGTTTGTTTAGAGCGTCTCAAAATACTCGTGTCGCAGCTTCCGCCACACGGGCGAAGACAGAGCGACCCTCTGCCCGCCAGCGAGACAGACAAGAGAAAACCCATCCCTCAGCAGAGAACCTGGCACTTTGGAACATCAGAG GCACTAACTGGAGCATCTGGCACCAGGAGGACAACCCGCTCTCTTACGGCGCCATCATACTCAGAACAACAAACCCACAGTCAGTCCTCCACATCCTCAAATAGCAGCGACTTTGACAGTcacaacaacagaagaagacTGAGCTCTCATAAAGCCTCTGTCCTGCTTCCCACTGACTCTAATTATGTGTCAGAACATTACTCTGCACTCGACCTGGACTCTGACTCTGATCCCAGGTCTGTCTCAGAAGATCCTTTCATTTTAATCGATCCAGACCCGCAGCTGAACTCAGACGCATCCCCGGATTCTGATCTGAACGCACAATCATCATCTGAGGCTGAATTTATTTACGTGGCAGAGAggaaaccagcagctgcagcagacatgAGGCTGTGTGAGGGTCTGGAGCCAAGTCTTGAGTATGAAGCAGACCCAGACTCAGATGCAGGAGCAGACTCGGAGGATGGACAAGAATTAGATGTCGACGCAGAGTTGGGAGATGCTGAAACGGAGTCCGACACGCAGCCTGATTATGATCCAATTTTCCAGGCTGAAACAGATTCCGATGCTGTGTCTGGTCAGCCTCCAGACTCCCAGGCCTCCGTGGAGTCTGAGCTGGACTTGGAATCTGAACTTGAACTGACAACTGACGACCCCCAGCCGCTTCGCTCAGACCTGGAGGAGGAGTCTCCCATCGGTCCTGCTCAGAGGCCTCTTCTGATCGCAAACCCCGCCGCTCAAAGGGTCGCGGAGGAGGTCCAGACTGAGCAGGACGTGGATGAGATGGAGAGCGAGGACTTCTGTGCTGTGTGTCTGATAGGAGGCGAGCTGCTGTGCTGTGACCGCTGTCCAAAAGTCTTCCACTTGTCCTGCCACGTCCCGCCTCTCCTGAGCTTCCCCAC agGTGACTGGGTGTGCAGCCTGTGCAGAGATGTTGTACAGCCAGAGATTGAATACAGCTGTGAGAACGAGAGAACATCTGGAGTACACACCCACGGACTGTCAGCATGTGACCAGAGA aaatGTGAGCGACTGACTCTTCTGATCCTCAGCAACATGTTGAGCGCCCCCTTCCACGAACCCGTCAGTCCGCTT GCACGCCATTACTACCAAATCATCAAGAGGCCGATGGATCTGTCTGTAATCAGAGCTAGACTCAATAAGGGGAATTCCAAACATTACAGCTCAGCAGATCAGTTCGTTGCTGATGTTTATCTCATGTTCCGCAATTGTGCAAAGTTTAATTAt CCTGACTCTGAAGTGGCCCAAGCAGGCCGCAGCCTCGAGGTCTTCTTCACCTCCAAGCTGGGAGACGTTTTCCCTGACAGAGTGTTCCCCGCAGCTGAGGTGGACTCGGACAGCGACGAGTACGACGAGGCTTACCGGGCCGCTGAGAGCGGGTTCCCCTGGCCGGAGAGGAGGGAGCAGTGccacaggaagaggaagaggaggcagacGATCAAGTCGAGGAGGCATCACTTCTAA